In Bactrocera oleae isolate idBacOlea1 chromosome 3, idBacOlea1, whole genome shotgun sequence, a genomic segment contains:
- the Cht10 gene encoding probable chitinase 10 — MGVVSGGAAACLLLLCYLSSQTMAHIRIEAPEVHDIEPTSHSTASFVRSAVESVPIEDQAIQALSRFSMRPSFGDVFLPLRSAVESVPSVNLHKLSELSDSFGVRSFIRDSVESLPTDEEEDENEDSELVSNAEFVRSTTATEAESQKLLDTISVDGYGDVENFGAPDPWTVSDKYAAFVAPSLDNKYLPQPYRADSPYQQILKPVEGEHFDQQDDVELLREQFGYGALTHSQNGDIGEYYGAPTHLKSAPPARKNYNTSPKVLCHITNWAFYRKADGKFVPENLDSSLCTTIIYSFASLDPDHLTIKEFDPWVDVENQYYNRAVQSGVPVLIALGGWTDSAGDKYSRLAGDEIKRKVFASNLVGFLKRNGFSGLHLDWNYPKCWQSDCSKGPASDKPNFTKLVREIRNEFDRVDKKLQLGVALSGYKEIITEAYELAELSKLVDFMTVMTYDYHGAWEGRTGHVSPLYGRKGDRYPQYNTDYAMQLLIKSGAKREKLIMGIPFYGQSFTLDRASTTLVGEGVATSAPGEPGEFTKQPGMLAYYEICHRIRKDKWLEGRDGERKSGPFAMLRNQWVGYEDPASVEAKARYAANNDFGGVAAWTVDLDDFQNRCCSEAFPLLKAINRALGLLNTEPPHRGNCKRPVAPVTPIPPVMTTVSSDGSVSSTSSQQHDHTTPTTWWPTSSPTSTTPWWTPTSTSTTPRTTTTRRTTTTTITTTTTRRPTTTRRPNRPEHTTIPSPAVVRPVVQASNCQPGKFYADRYNCNAYYQCIAVGELHQQFCPGGLHWNNQSKNCDWPEAAQCSVKNKPVATSNSVTTRPTKSPGTTVRPPTSRSTINPASTSVSKKTTRHPTTIANTTSLPTTSGKPSKKPTSKPSRKPSRKPTRKPQRPVKPQRPSAKCNEGEYYTHKKCDQYYICVNGALVPNSCGGDLHWDGIRQICDWPENVQCVTTRQYLRRVKSQALRSGNLLALRNSNPNDPCNGEERVAYPGDCSKFLFCLWNRLQGGDCGPGLHFNEALTTCDWPLSAKCTQDESGYDVSEGGSSEHGENEIAQGGPAVVKPKPTKRPAPTITTTTTRAPRPTYPTDKPELAPLDGYYKVVCYFTNWAWYRKSAGRYTPDDINTDLCTHIVYGFAVLDYSNLVLRTHDSWADIDNNFYTRVSDLRSKGVKVSLALGGWNDSQGDKYSRLVRNPAARARFVKHAVEFLEKYGFEGLDLDWEYPVCWQTDCSKGVPDEKEAFTALVRELSEEFKPRGLLLSTAVSPSKKIIDAGYDVPQLSTYFDWIAVMTYDFHGQWDKKTGHVAPLFYHPEDEIDYFNANFSLNYWIEKGAPSRKIVMGMPLYGQSFTLENANFNGLNAKAPGPGKAGEFTRAAGFLAYYEICDRIKNDGWEVVQDEQGRMGPYARKGTQWVSFDDPAMIRKKSQLVRALNLGGGMVWALDLDDFRNRCGDGVHPLLTQIHDVLKDPPKDYEELPGLSANEPIAPTVETESGEDVNSIESSVIPEDIETGFAEENVIDPNGDVEEVESIEETGTGTIIGTAVETGEGTNTGTGTENEASPSEFKVVCYFTNWAWYRQNGGKFLPEDIDPDLCTHIVYGFAVLNRETLTIQPHDSWADLDNKFYERVVAFRKKGVKVTVAIGGWNDSAGDKYARLVRNAAARARFINHVVEFIQKYNFDGLDLDWEYPVCWQVDCKKGTADEKNAFTALVRELSQAFKPKGLLLSSAVSPNKKVIDAGYDVATLSHYFDWIAVMTYDFHGQWDQKTGHVAPMYDHPAGTETFNANFSINYWLQNGADRQKIIMGMPMYGQSFSLAQASDHDLNAPTYGGGEAGEATRARGFLAYYEICSYVRKRGWNVVRDPRGRMGPYAFQRDQWVSFDDISMIRHKSEYVRAMGLGGAMIWALDLDDFKNVCDCESYPLLKTINRVLRNYPGVTPKCVLEQKQHAMIASDSGPSQAYTAKPKPGAQKPHPTYSSEYFETSQQIQNSPLEDFGPEEVKPCNGRSFVAHERDCNKYYICQFEKLIEQSCPAGLYWNEFYCDWPQNAKCSMRQEATTKRPAPQRPKPTSITTSRPKPTAVPTSSRPTKPTKKPSQIPSKKPTSRPKPPTLPPITGSGDYKVVCYFTNWAWYRPGEGKYVPEDIDENLCTHIVYGFAVLNSNSLTIRTHDSWADIDNHFYERVVAYKNKGIRVTLAIGGWNDSLGSKYARLVLDPEARARFIESILAFIDKYGFEGLDLDWEYPVCWQVDCKKGSAAEKEGFAALVRELSEAFKPRGLLLSAAVSPSKVVIDAGYDVPQLARYFDWIAVMTYDFHGHWDKQTGHVAPLYYVEGDTNEYFNGNFSINYWLQNGTPREKLVMGMPLYGQAFTLADVKQRGLNAKSTGPGQAGAFTRAAGFLAYYEICEKINGGGWSVERDAQGRIGPYAYNGNQWVSYDDVSDIRRKAQFVKSLGLGGGMVWALDLDDFRGRCGCGKHPLLRTLTQELRGIPGQRAHDCT, encoded by the exons ATGGGCGTTGTGAGCGGTGGTGCAGCGGCTTGCCTGCTG TTACTCTGCTATCTGAGTAGTCAAACAATGGCGCACATACGCATTGAGGCACCTGAAGTGCATGATATCGAGCCCACGTCGCACTCCACAGCCAGTTTTGTACGCTCGGCTGTGGAAAGCGTGCCCATAGAGGATCAGGCTATACAGGCGCTCAGCAGATTCAGCATGCGCCCTTCCTTTGGGGATGTCTTCTTGCCACTGCGCAGCGCCGTAGAAAGCGTACCATCAGTGAATTTACATAAACTTAGTGAATTAAGCGATTCCTTCGGAGTGCGTTCATTTATACGTGACTCAGTTGAATCCCTGCCAACAGATGAGGAGGAAGATGAAAATGAGGATTCGGAGCTGGTTTCGAATGCGGAGTTTGTACGCAGCACCACCGCCACCGAGGCTGAGTCGCAGAAATTGCTGGACACAATCTCTGTGGATGGGTACGGGGATGTAGAAAACTTTGGCGCACCCGATCCCTGGACGGTTTCGGACAAATATGCCGCCTTTGTAGCGCCATCGCTGGATAACAAGTATTTGCCACAACCATACCGGGCTGACTCACCCTATCAGCAGATATTGAAACCCGTTGAGGGGGAGCACTTCGATCAACAAGACGACGTGGAGTTGCTACGCGAGCAATTCGGCTATGGTGCGCTGACTCACAGTCAAAACGGTGATATTGGTGAATATTATGGTGCGCCGACGCATTTAAAATCTGCGCCACCTGCACGCAAAAATTACAACACCTCTCCAAAGGTTTTATGTCACATCACAAATTGGGCTTTCTACCGCAAGGCGGATGGCAAATTTGTGCCGGAAAATCTCGATAGCAGCTTGTGCACTACCATTATTTATTCCTTTGCCTCGCTGGACCCCGACCATCTGACTATCAAAGAATTTGATCCATGGGTGGATGTAGAGAATCAGTATTACAATCGTGCCGTGCAATCGGGTGTACCCGTTTTGATCGCTTTGGGAGGTTGGACCGATTCTGCCGGCGATAAATATTCCCGACTTGCGGGCGATGAGATAAAACGTAAAGTTTTTGCCTCAAATTTGGTAGGCTTTCTAAAACGTAACGGTTTCTCCGGTTTGCATTTGGATTGGAACTATCCGAAATGTTGGCAAAGCGACTGTTCGAAAGGTCCGGCAAGTGATAAGCCCAATTTCACCAAATTGGTTCGAGAAATACGTAATGAGTTCGATCGTGTCGACAAGAAGCTACAACTCGGCGTTGCTCTATCTGGTTACAAGGAAATTATCACTGAGGCTTACGAACTAGCTGAATTATCGAAGTTGGTTGATTTTATGACCGTAATGACTTACGACTATCATGGCGCTTGGGAAGGACGCACGGGTCATGTTAGTCCACTCTATGGACGCAAAGGCGATCGTTATCCGCAATATAACACAGATTACGCCATGCAACTGTTGATTAAATCTGGCGCCAAACGAGAAAAACTTATAATGGGTATTCCATTTTATGGACAGTCATTTACACTTGATCGAGCCAGCACCACTTTAGTAGGCGAAGGCGTAGCCACCTCAGCACCCGGTGAACCCGGTGAGTTCACCAAACAGCCAGGCATGTTGGCCTACTACGAGATCTGTCATCGCATACGCAAAGACAAATGGCTAGAGGGACGTGACGGCGAGCGCAAATCGGGGCCCTTCGCAATGTTACGAAACCAATGGGTCGGCTACGAAGATCCTGCTTCTGTGGAGGCAAAGGCACGTTATGCAGCAAATAACGACTTTGGTGGCGTTGCTGCATGGACTGTCGATTTGGATGATTTCCAAAACCGTTGCTGCAGTGAAGCGTTCCCACTGCTCAAAGCAATCAATCGCGCTTTAGGATTACTCAACACCGAACCACCACATCGTGGAAATTGTAAGCGGCCAGTGGCGCCTGTTACACCTATACCGCCTGTAATGACCACGGTAAGTAGTGACGGCTCGGTGAGTAGCACGAGTTCTCAACAACATGACCACACAACACCGACAACATGGTGGCCAACAAGCAGTCCTACATCAACCACACCCTGGTGGACGCCAACGAGTACATCCACTACACCAAGAACGACCACGACCAGAAGAACCACCACAActactataacaacaacaactaccagACGTCCAACAACCACACGTCGTCCCAATCGCCCTGAACATACAACAATTCCTTCTCCAGCCGTCGTGCGCCCCGTTGTGCAAGCATCCAACTGTCAGCCTGGTAAATTCTACGCAGATCGCTATAACTGTAATGCTTACTATCAGTGCATCGCTGTTGGTGAACTACATCAGCAATTTTGCCCAGGTGGTTTGCACTGGAATAATCAGAGCAAAAATTGTGATTGGCCCGAAGCTGCGCAATGTTCTGTGAAAAACAAACCCGTTGCAACTTCTAACTCAGTTACCACACGTCCCACAAAGTCACCGGGCACAACTGTTCGTCCACCCACAAGTCGTTCTACCATCAATCCTGCCTCTACTAGCGTAAGCAAGAAAACTACTCGCCATCCCACTACCATTGCCAACACTACTTCTTTGCCTACAACCTCAGGCAAACCATCGAAGAAACCTACTTCCAAACCATCCCGTAAGCCATCACGCAAACCAACTCGTAAACCTCAACGACCCGTTAAACCACAACGTCCCAGCGCCAAATGTAACGAGGGTGAATACTACACCCACAAGAAATGCGACCAGTACTATATTTGTGTAAATGGTGCTTTGGTGCCGAACTCTTGCGGTGGCGATCTACACTGGGATGGTATACGACAGATTTGCGATTGGCCCGAAAATGTACAGTGCGTTACTACCAGACAGTACTTACGTAGAGTTAAGTCACAAGCACTACGTTCAGGCAATCTACTGGCACTGCGTAACTCTAACCCCAACGATCCTTGTAACGGTGAGGAACGTGTAGCCTACCCGGGCGACTGTTCCAAATTTCTCTTCTGTTTGTGGAACCGCTTACAGGGTGGTGATTGTGGACCAGGCCTTCACTTTAATGAGGCATTAACCACCTGTGACTGGCCTTTGTCAGCCAAGTGTACACAGGACGAGAGTGGTTACGATGTAAGTGAAGGTGGGAGTTCCGAGCATGGCGAAAATGAAATTGCGCAAGGAGGCCCAGCTGTAGTAAAACCAAAACCAACTAAACGCCCCGCACCAACcataacaacaaccacaacgcGTGCACCTCGTCCTACATATCCAACAGATAAGCCAGAACTGGCACCGCTCGATGGATACTACAAGGTGGTTTGCTATTTCACTAACTGGGCTTGGTATCGCAAGAGTGCGGGACGATATACCCCAGATGACATCAATACCGACTTGTGTACGCACATTGTTTATGGGTTCGCTGTGCTGGATTACTCCAACTTAGTGCTACGCACACACGACTCTTGGGCCGATATCGACAATAACTTCTATACACGTGTCAGTGATTTGCGCAGTAAGGGTGTTAAGGTGAGTCTTGCCTTGGGTGGGTGGAATGATTCGCAAGGTGACAAATACAGTAGACTCGTTCGCAACCCCGCTGCCAGGGCACGTTTCGTCAAGCATGCCGTTGAGTTCCTAGAAAAATACGGTTTTGAAGGTCTCGATCTGGATTGGGAATATCCTGTGTGCTGGCAGACGGATTGCAGTAAGGGCGTGCCTGATGAAAAGGAAGCATTTACAGCTTTGGTGCGAGAGCTTTCGGAGGAGTTCAAGCCACGTGGCTTACTTCTCTCAACCGCTGTCTCACctagtaaaaaaattatcgatGCCGGCTACGATGTTCCGCAATTATCTACATACTTTGACTGGATTGCTGTAATGACCTATGACTTCCATGGTCAATGGGATAAAAAGACTGGACATGTTGCGCCACTGTTCTACCATCCCGAAGATGAAATCGACTACTTCAACGCC AATTTCTCCCTGAACTACTGGATTGAAAAGGGCGCTCCCTCACGCAAAATTGTTATGGGTATGCCGCTATATGGTCAGTCTTTCACGCTGGAAAATGCAAACTTCAATGGTCTCAATGCTAAGGCTCCTGGTCCTGGCAAAGCGGGAGAATTTACGCGTGCCGCAGGCTTCTTGGCCTACTACGAG ATTTGCGATCGCATTAAGAATGATGGATGGGAAGTAGTACAGGATGAACAGGGACGTATGGGACCTTATGCACGTAAAGGCACACAGTGGGTGTCATTCGATGATCCCGCAATGATTCGCAAAAAGTCTCAATTGGTACGAGCTTTGAATTTGGGAGGTGGTATGGTATGGGCCTTGGACTTGGACGATTTTCGTAATCGTTGTGGAGATGGTGTACATCCTCTACTCACACAAATACACGATGTATTAAAGGACCCACCAAAAGATTATGAAGAATTGC ctGGCCTTAGTGCAAATGAACCAATTGCACCCACTGTAGAAACGGAATCGGGTGAAGATGTAAATAGCATTGAAAGTTCCGTCATACCGGAAGATATAGAGACCGGCTTTGCCGAAGAAAACGTTATCGATCCCAATGGTGATGTGGAAGAAGTGGAGTCTATCGAAGAAACGGGTACTGGCACCATAATTGGCACAGCTGTAGAAACGGGTGAGGGCACGAACACCGGCACAGGCACCGAGAACGAAGCTTCGCCTTCCGAATTCAAAGTTGTCTGCTATTTCACTAATTGGGCTTGGTATCGTCAGAATGGTGGCAAATTCCTGCCAGAAGACATTGACCCCGATCTTTGCACACACATTGTCTATGGATTCGCCGTGCTCAATCGCGAAACGCTTACCATACAGCCACATGACTCTTGGGCTGATTTGGACAATAAGTTCTATGAACGAGTTGTGGCCTTCCGTAAAAAGGGTGTAAAAGTGACTGTAGCCATTGGTGGCTGGAATGACTCAGCCGGTGATAAGTATGCACGTTTAGTACGCAATGCCGCGGCAAGAGCACGTTTCATAAACCATGTTGTAGAATTCATACAGAAGTATAACTTCGATGGTCTTGATCTGGATTGGGAATACCCAGTTTGTTGGCAAGTGGACTGCAAGAAGGGTACAGCTGATGAAAAGAATGCATTTACTGCTTTGGTGCGTGAGCTATCACAGGCCTTCAAACCAAAGGGACTACTCTTATCATCTGCAGTCTCACCGAATAAGAAAGTCATTGATGCTGGTTATGATGTGGCAACACTCTCACATTACTTTGACTGGATCGCCGTTATGACATATGATTTCCACGGGCAATGGGATCAAAAGACTGGACACGTAGCACCCATGTATGACCATCCCGCAGGCACAGAAACGTTTAATGCCAATTTCTCTATAAACTATTGGTTGCAAAATGGCGCTGACCGACAGAAGATCATAATGGGTATGCCAATGTATGGGCAATCGTTCTCATTGGCACAAGCATCGGATCATGATTTGAATGCGCCAACTTATGGCGGTGGAGAAGCGGGTGAAGCGACACGCGCACGTGGTTTCCTTGCCTACTATGAGATCTGCTCGTATGTACGCAAGCGTGGATGGAATGTGGTTCGCGATCCACGTGGACGCATGGGACCGTATGCTTTTCAACGCGATCAGTGGGTTTCTTTCGATGACATTTCAATGATCAGACATAAGAGTGAATATGTTCGTGCAATGGGCTTAGGTGGCGCTATGATTTGGGCTCTCGACTTGGATGACTTCAAAAATGTGTGCGATTGCGAATCTTATCCACTGCTTAAAACTATTAACCGTGTGTTGCGAAATTATCCAGGTGTGACACCAAAGTGTGTACTAGAACAGAAGCAGCATGCCATGA TTGCTTCTGATAGCGGTCCGTCGCAAGCGTATACCGCCAAACCAAAACCGGGTGCACAAAAACCACATCCTACATACTCCAGTGAATACTTCGAAACTTctcaacaaatacaaaattctcCGTTAGAAGATTTCGGACCAGAGGAAGTGAAGCCCTGTAATGGTCGAAGCTTCGTGGCACACGAACGTGACTGCAACAAGTACTATATTtgccaatttgaaaaattaatcgaACAAAG CTGTCCGGCTGGCCTTTATTGGAATGAATTTTACTGTGATTGGCCACAAAATGCCAAATGTTCTATGCGACAAGAGGCAACAACAAAACGGCCAGCACCACAGCGTCCTAAACCCACAAGCATTACAACAAGCCGTCCCAAACCAACAGCAGTACCCACATCTTCGCGTCCTACGAAACCGACCAAAAAACCCTCACAGATACCCAGCAAAAAGCCAACTTCACGGCCAAAACCACCCACTTTGCCACCAATAACTGGCTCCGGTGATTATAAGGTTGTCTGCTACTTTACTAATTGGGCTTGGTATCGCCCGGGTGAGGGTAAATATGTGCCCGAAGATATTGATGAAAACCTCTGCACTCATATAGTTTACGGTTTCGCTGTACTAAACAGTAACTCACTGACCATACGCACACACGATTCGTGGGCTGACATCGATAATCATTTTTATGAACGCGTAGTTGCCTACAAGAATAAGGGTATACGGGTGACACTCGCCATTGGCGGTTGGAATGATTCATTGGGTAGCAAATATGCACGTTTGGTTTTAGATCCAGAGGCACGCGCACGTTTCATTGAGAGCATACTTGCTTTTATCGACAAATATGGTTTTGAGGGTCTCGATTTGGACTGGGAGTACCCAGTATGCTGGCAAGTTGATTGCAAAAAGGGTTCAGCAGCCGAGAAAGAAGGTTTTGCTGCATTAGTGCGTGAACTATCCGAGGCTTTCAAGCCACGTGGTCTTCTGTTATCTGCTGCCGTTTCGCCCAGTAAAGTGGTTATCGATGCTGGCTATGATGTACCTCAGTTAGCGCGTTACTTCGATTGGATTGCTGTCATGACATATGACTTCCACGGACACTGGGATAAGCAAACAGGTCATGTAGCGCCACTGTACTACGTCGAGGGCGATACGAATGAATATTTCAACGGCAACTTCAGTATTAACTATTGGTTGCAAAATGGTACACCACGTGAGAAACTTGTTATGGGCATGCCATTATATGGTCAAGCGTTTACGCTGGCGGACGTTAAGCAACGCGGTCTCAATGCTAAGTCAACAGGTCCTGGACAAGCTGGCGCATTTACACGTGCAGCAGGTTTCCTGGCCTATTATGAGATATGTGAGAAAATCAATGGTGGTGGTTGGTCAGTAGAACGTGATGCTCAAGGACGTATCGGTCCATATGCATACAACGGCAATCAATGGGTTTCATATGACGATGTGTCGGACATACGTCGTAAAGCGCAGTTTGTTAAAAGTTTAGGACTCGGCGGTGGTATGGTTTGGGCTTTGGATTTGGATGATTTCCGTGGACGCTGCGGTTGCGGCAAACATCCACTTTTGCGCACGCTCACACAAGAACTGCGTGGCATACCGGGTCAAAGAGCGCATGACTGCACGTAA
- the LOC106624549 gene encoding uncharacterized protein encodes MFVQMVNCEKIIEMVHINPCLYDKRDKKYKDVKHKERVWQEIAEQVHLSGKECKVKWKSLRDKFRKMKNSEDLPSGSGQKLGPPWKYMASLEFLTETMEPTSTTSNGEMDACELSVDSQLFHTTTKRKRYSDGLFNDILIAMKRKYEEPQPTNKDKYEHFFGMLRNKLDKLTESEADDVEIEILNLVNKKIVTSKTTSKGIFQCSNFSINTI; translated from the exons ATGTTTGTGCAAATGGTG aattgtgagaaaataatagaaatggTACATATCAACCCTTGTCTCTATGATAAAAGAGACAAAAAATACAAAGACGTTAAGCATAAAGAGCGTGTTTGGCAAGAAATCGCCGAGCAAGTACATCTTTCGG GAAAAGAGTGTAAAGTAAAGTGGAAGAGTCTGCGTGACAAATTTAGGAAGATGAAAAATTCCGAGGATCTTCCTTCCGGATCCGGACAAAAACTGGGACCGCCTTGGAAGTATATGGCGAGTCTAGAGTTTTTGACGGAAACAATGGAGCCTACGAG tACAACCAGTAACGGTGAAATGGACGCATGTGAACTGTCAGTCGATAGTCAGTTGTTCCACACCACTACAAAACGTAAACGTTACAGCGATGGTCTCTTCAATGATATTCTAATAGCAATGAAGAGGAAATATGAAGAACCACAACCCACAAACAAGGACAAATACGAGCATTTCTTCGGTATGCTTAGAAACAAATTGGATAAACTAACAGAAAGTGAAGCTGATGATGTGGAAATTGAAATCTTAAATttggttaataaaaaaattgttacatCCAAAACTACCTCGAAAGGTATTTTCCAATGTAgtaatttttctattaatacaatttaa
- the LOC106624551 gene encoding uncharacterized protein, translating into MDHSPSNATLPGKRQHPSTMQRKKSGPKFELSEAQKADIKEAFDLFDTECTGFIEVKELKVAIRALGFEPKKEEIKRMIAEIDKDGTGRISFNDFLQLMTMKMAEKDTKEEILKAFRLFDDDDTGSISFKNLKRVARELGETLTDEELREMIDEADLDHDGVVNQDEFLRIMKKTSLY; encoded by the coding sequence atggaTCACAGTCCGTCAAACGCTACTTTGCCGGGTAAGCGCCAGCATCCATCTACAATGCAGCGTAAAAAATCCGGCCCCAAATTTGAGCTCTCTGAAGCGCAAAAAGCCGACATTAAGGAGGCTTTCGATCTATTCGATACGGAGTGCACCGGTTTTATAGAGGTCAAGGAGTTGAAGGTTGCAATTCGTGCGCTTGGTTTTGAGCcgaaaaaagaagaaatcaAACGAATGATTGCCGAAATCGATAAAGATGGCACTGGCCGCATATCATTCAATGACTTCCTACAACTGATGACAATGAAAATGGCTGAGAAGGACACTAAAGAGGAAATATTAAAAGCGTTCCGCCTGTTCGATGACGACGATACTGGCTcgatttctttcaaaaatctGAAACGTGTTGCACGCGAGCTGGGCGAAACGCTGACCGATGAGGAGTTACGTGAAATGATTGATGAAGCTGATTTGGACCATGACGGTGTAGTGAATCAGGATGAATTTCTACGCATCATGAAAAAGACAAGTCTATATTAG
- the LOC106626480 gene encoding zinc finger protein OZF: MSKKHITETCTNDATNKEWQRWCRLCAKYDGHYFDIFIEELRPMSVQQHLTAAINKFFKIQIKPSDELPVLLCAECYTFINYMKNYAEHVSKVQAMYHDLLSSANTTLTDIKDIYEKYGIFKLEPYVQHILPESYNSIAPTAIEQIFVTDVPVLRIKDEEVEETQTIVKNLEAEIKVEFEDPFARNASRSVEAHETSEDSDSSVGNSHTFSSDTEYRVEEKKTVHIQSTYAKVSSNRISASDNEKNEGGYVCDICNQSFVQNRNYVWHMKNKHGTETPHQCTSCSGFFKYKKELQRHIRKMHAPKIYPCPHCERKFKRAKDAENHIKAEHEGEGSFICEECGESVRTKEKLLEHMAIHTGRGAFECKECGKCFARKFYLKRHAEIHGDKHVCGECGLEVTTSKALKLHSKVHSDEMPYKCDYCGRRFKRSKNLKGHLITHTGLKPFSCDFCDKTFSTGSSCRYHKKHLHPKELAELEAAGVKAYTKNIPKIEVLKAITQATGKVKEAGDISINDKRIKLPKLDAELIDT; this comes from the exons ATGTCTAAGAAGCATATTACAGAGACGTGCACAAATGATGCGACAAACAAAGAATGGCAGCGCTGGTGCCGTCTTTGCGCCAAATATGATGGCcactattttgatattttcattgAGGAACTACGACCAATGTCTGTTCAGCAGCACCTTACTGCTGCCATTAACAAATTCTTTAAGATACAG ataaaaccAAGTGACGAACTTCCAGTATTATTGTGTGCAGAATGCTACACTTTCATTAACTACATGAAAAATTATGCGGAGCATGTTTCTAAGGTGCAAGCAATGTACCATGATTTGCTGAGCTCAGCCAACACCACCCTTACTGATATAAAAGACATTTATGAGAAATATGGCATATTCAAATTGGAACCATATGTGCAGCATATTTTGCCTGAATCCTATAATTCTATAGCTCCAACTGCAATCGAGCAAATATTCGTAACGGATGTGCCAGTATTGAGAATTAAAGATGAAGAAGTGGAAGAGACGCAGACAATAGTAAAAAATCTCGAAGCTGAAATCAAAGTAGAATTTGAAGATCCCTTCGCGCGAAATGCCTCACGAAGTGTAGAAGCGCATGAGACTAGTGAAGATAGTGATAGCAGCGTTGGTAACAGCCACACATTTTCTTCTGACACTGAATATCGTGTGGAGGAAAAGAAAACGGTACATATACAAAGCACATATGCTAAAGTGAGTTCCAATAGAATTTCTGCCAGCGATAATGAGAAAAACGAGGGCGGTTACGTCTGTGATATCTGCAACCAGAGCTTTGTACAAAACAGAAATTATGTATGGCATATGAAGAATAAACACGGCACAGAAACACCACATCAATGTACGAGCTGTTCAGGTTTCTTCAAATACAAAAAGGAACTGCAACGGCACATTAGGAAAATGCACGCGCCGAAGATTTATCCCTGTCCACATTGTGAGCGGAAATTTAAGAGAGCCAAAGATGCCGAAAATCACATCAAAGCAGAGCATGAAGGTGAAGGTtcatttatttgtgaagagtgcGGCGAAAGTGTGCGTACGAAAGAAAAGCTGCTGGAACATATGGCCATACACACAGGCCGTGGCGCATTCGAGTGTAAAGAATGCGGCAAATGCTTTGCGCGTAAATTCTATTTAAAG AGACACGCGGAAATTCATGGTGACAAACATGTTTGTGGTGAATGTGGCTTGGAGGTGACAACATCCAAAGCACTCAAATTGCACAGTAAAGTGCATTCGGATGAAATGCCGTATAAATGTGATTATTGTGGACGCAGATTTAAAcgttcaaaaaatttgaaaggcCACTTGATAACTCACACTGGTCTCAAGCCATTCTCTTGTGATTTCTGCGATAAAACATTTTCGACCGGTTCAAGCTGTCGTTATCACAAAAAGCATTTGCATCCAAAAGAGCTAGCTGAATTAGAGGCAGCAGGAGTGAAGGcatataccaaaaatataccTAAAATAGAAGTATTGAAGGCGAT cACGCAAGCGACTGGAAAAGTGAAGGAGGCAGGTGATATTAGTATAAATGATAAGCGCATAAAACTTCCGAAATTGGACGCTGAGTTAATTGATACGTAA